TCGCTGTATGCGCATGCAGCAATAGCTGACCCTGGGGGTGCTCAgtggcctttgtgtgtgtgccaagCCTGTAGTCGCTGTTGACAGTGTGCAGTCACGGCTCAATTCAGCTTCCCGTGGCGAAGTGAAGGGAGAACCCGAGCATTGTGTTACCTGCACCTGCAACAATGCAGCCCACAATGAGCTCTTAACTCTCCTGTTAGTGTGGAAACGAATATATAGCTCGCTATACAAATATCCTCGACTAATATCAAGCTTGTGGCTCTGAGGGAGAAATAAATCTGTGCCAAATAAATGCCAGCTTCTTAAGTAACTCTCAGTGGTAAGTGATACAAAGCTGTGTAGTCGAATTGTCTAATTTGTATTGTTATATCTGAAATAGAactatatacacaatatacatatatgtatatattagattatatacgtataataaaaatttaaagtttttgtgtctgtacattgaagatatttgtaaaaaaaattatttgtgttgaagtaagatgagtaatagaacacatcaagaatttttgtctgtttgtttgtacacacatcacataaaaactactgatCGAATCCTAATGGGGTTTCCACATGTGTATTTGgctgagcttgaggtaacatacagGCTTAGTTTCATTGCAATCGGCCCACGGGAAGACAAGATATGGAAGActgctttaaaatttaaatggaaaatgctgttctagcataaaaaaaaattcaaccttgaaaaaaaatcattcgttcatctcaaaattcaacagatggcgctgtacatttctTAGTACTTTTGAGTTTGCGGTTGAAATCTACATTTAAATCTAATAAACGTGTTCTCGCACCTTCATTACGCGTACTTCACGGTAACAAGTAAAAATAttagttcattccaaaattcaacagatgggtGTGAAATTAAATTCCATGAGAACGAAGTCGTGGGCacatctagtgtgtgtgtgtgtgtgtgtgtgtgtgtgtgtgtgtatataaaaaaaaactatataaataaaacaatatatatagttttttaaccTTGTTAGTTTACAGGTCATATTGCATATCTctggtaatttatttttaattcttgttTTGCTAATCTTCCGTCTAACGCAAATAATTTAGCCGCCTTTGGTTTTTCAGAAGCGTCTAGggcaaaaaataagaaacaactGTACAGTTTCACCACAAACCTCCTCCACACCTCCACCAGCAATCAGAGCGAAAAACCTTGTTCCAGCCGGAAATTAATCATAAACggataaaaatgtatttctgttttctgctttatgttgtctttaatGGATTGGGTGCTTGAAAGCTGGTCTGAATAAAACTCAGGATGTACCGTGGTGAATTGTGATTATTTATCATAAAGGAGGGAACTGTAACATGTTAATAGTGTTGATGGTGCACTGtagattaagaaaataaatataaatatgaagtaAGAGAGATAAATTTAATGCCTGTGATGTGGACAGAACATAAGTTATAAAGCACTCTACCCGTGACTGGTATTGGCTTCATATATATttagacaaatatatatttatatatatagacagatgttgtttttattttagtgttaTTTCCATGCTAGTGTATAATGGTCCTGCTTCTCAGCACTGTGTGTAACaaaatgtggcaaaaaaatTGCTGAACATGAATTTTGAAAAGCAGCTTTAGATCAACAAGAGCTTGTAGGCGGCTGATTTGTAATCACCTTTTATGTGCGTGATTACACTGTCTCTGGTATAATTAGGTCAAATGAGTGTGTAGCTCAGCAGCTGTTTGGAGAGACAGTCTGGCTCTGCTAAACGTCTTTCCTGCCTGCATtcagcagtgtttattgtgagagattgttgtcctttttttcctgaaagtCTAGCACCTATTCtgttaaatatgtttgttttCAGCTCTTGCTCCTTTAACTGCCGTCAGAACACCGGGTCAAAGAAGCGATTTACAGGAGATCAGCTAAATCCAGGCTTTGTGCTGGCTTGTAGCACCTTCAGTTTCAAacactgctctttttttttttttttttttgccagaagaCATTTATGTGACCCTTAGCAGAGGATCACTATTCCCTGGCTTCAACCTGCTTAGAAAGCCTcgctcacacccacacacacagacaaacacacacactttcttttcaTGTTGTAACCACAGGGAGTGAGTTTTACCCATGCTCATCAGGTCTGTGTAGCTTCTCCTTTGCTGAACGCCAGGCCTCGGTGACAGGGGTTAGCCAGGTGTCTCAGTAATGGTCATTGGGAAATGGGAGGTAATGACAGGTTATTGATTCAAAGTCAGCAGGTTGTGCGTGGAGGCTTGAGTGCTTTCGCTCCCTCGCTCTCTGCATGGTGCAGCTCCTACACTGAGGGAGAAAGGACCAATGCCAGCAGAGTTTGAAGTGCTTGGGTAAATTTGTGCTTAAGGCACACAAGAGCTCACACAGAGAGAATTGACGTTTCgcagggaaaaaagcagttgcAAATAAGCAGTGTGGGTTAGTGGAGGTGAGGGAACAGAGAGAGCGCCTCAGCAGGAGACTCGCCAGAAAGGAGGTCTGGGGATTTAGAAGAGTCGAGAgcagaggatgatgatgattcagacacatttttttttttttttaaatcgtgcCTGGAGTGTTGGAGTGCCTCTGTGCTCGCCAACTTTACTAAAGGCAGATTGGCTGTAAGTGATAGCCATTCTCACGTGAAAGTACTAAAAGGCGCTTTCAAGTCTGGACACTCCACATGTTTCCTTTTTGCTCATGCAAAGGAAGGGTATAACGCGAAATAGCTTCAATttgaatttacataatttttttgtttaacttttaatgttttagtGCTCTTAGTGATTTATATTCATGAGCTCAAAATATTACTTACTGTGCACGTTTCTTATTCctgttttgtattaatttttactcattttcaatGAAGGGTGCCAATGCTGTTGGCGGCACTAGAATATTTAAAGGGTGAGAAAATTGGTGAGAAGGCTCTCGAGTGGCgcaacaaagaaacaaagaatcGATGTGAATTTTAATCCCAACAACAATCCCAACAGCCATTCGTAATTGAGAGCTGAGAgaacaaaagagaaaacaaaattgGCCAGCTCTCTGGGAGGGATGCATAGCATACTGTCTCCACCATCAATTACAGCGGCGCTGGCCAATTATGGGCATCTGTGAGTTCATGTATGCGGAAGAAGGCAGATGGCGCCTTCCTCCGAGTGCTTATGCTGCCCGGAGACACAGCACCGAAGAGAAGACTTCTGGGACCAAACCAATTCGTGTATAAAAGAAGACGAAGAAATAAAGGAGACTCAGACTTGCACCCTTCAGGGCTATCTCTAAAGCTTCCTCAGCAGTTTTGACCAGGATTGTCAATTTCTATTTAGGCTTTTGTCCTGTTTGCATTGTAATCAGAGCAGTTTGTCTGTTGCAGACTTGTGTGATCTCCCTCCTTAGCTGGTCAGCTTAACAGTGTTCAGTGTTGCAGTGGCTCTTAGTGTCTGCATATCATGACCCAGCTAACAGAAGCACATTATGGAAATATGAAAGGATCCTATTTGCTGTGGTTCAGTGAGATTTTTATAAGCGTGCCCCCCATACCATCACCCCTTCTGCTTGGTGCATTAACGCAACCCATCTGAAAGGACTCCTGTGTTTATTAGTGGAATATAATCATTTATGGCTGAGTGAGCTTCAAACCATGTTATGTGGACATTTGGCTGCCTGGAATGAAATGGAAATTTGCCGTGAACAGAGCTTGGAAAAAAAGGGTGCTGCTAATGTGTTTTCTGAACCACATTTATGGTCCACCTTGACAGGGGGAAATGTGGTTAGACTATAAGTGGAGTAATAGATGATACAGTTGGAGCGTCAATGAAAAACAGCCAGGGTAATGTGTCAATGCTGCCATTATGGGGTCACCTATGGAGACGCGTTTTAAAgctggaatctttttttttttttatctaatttttttcccccctgtaaATGACTTTGCTTTTgtgtcactgttgtatttacaaACCAGACAGAACCACAGTAGAGCTGTGGTATTGTGCTGAACTGCACATGTTCTTTGTAGGAATTGTGCTGTTCAGGTACTTTGCAAATCCCCAATGCAAACGAAGTCAAGGTacatggatgttttttttttttttttttttctgcagaaatgaTGGCACTGGGATACTCCTGAGACCAGCATGAATACTCATACTCATGCGATCAGTATGAAAAGTTCAGAGCCTGGAGCTCTGCTCTTTTCATGCAGCTCTGGTAACACACTCCCAATGCAATTAGCTCAGTTAAGCCTCGAGCTAGGGCCACCGCTTGGCACATGTGGTCAGGAGGGCTCGTCTGACTGGAATTGAACCGCAGAAATAGTAGTATGAGATAACTCGTAGTCTGGCTAACAATGAGCTTCGTAGCCGCTGAGTAACACACCTGCTGTGATCCCTTGTTTTTAGCTTCTGCTTCCTCAGGGACCAAAATAGTTGTGTGACATGAATGAATCATCTGTGCTACGTTTGCACTGTTCTTGCGTCGGACCCTTTAGCCAGACTTCTGCATGTTTCTGTGAGTGTCATCTCGGTCCGGTGGTAATGTGATGCCTCAGGAGGATCACGGTGGTCATTGATTGCAGTTTTAAAGAACACCAAGCCCTGTTTGCGCCCTTGGGCTACATTTAAGAGGTCCTGCCTTGTTAACTGCAGTGTTGTACTGTAGTTTTCCGGACTGGGTATTACAGGTAGCGCTGTTTTTTCAATCTGTCAGCTGTCTAATGTATTGTTAGGAGTGTTTTCTGGTTGTGATATCCAGAAATATAGAATAAAAGAGTAATAGCTGTGTTGTCTTCAACAATGTTATGGTTGAATggaaactacagtatatgtgattCTTACTGCAGCAACACATTTCATAAATCATGCAGATCCCTACACACTATGAATTTAttgacaaaaatgtatttagctAATCCCTGAAAAATACTGTCTATCATTTCAGCagaatttaattacattttctctGTCTTTTTGCCAGTGGGAAGAAATCGGAGAGGTGGATGAGAACTATGCTCCAATTCACACGTATCAGGTGTGCAGAGTGATGGAGCACAACCAGAACAACTGGCTTCAGACGAGCTGGATCCCAAACGAAGGCGCTCAGCGAGTGTTCGTGGAGCTCAAGTTCACCCTGAGGGACTGTAACAGCCTGCCCGGCGGCTTAGGCACCTGCAAAGAGACTTTCAACGTCTACTACTACGAGTCGAACGACGACGAGGACAGGAACATCCGCGAAAGCCAGTACACCAAAATCGACACCATCGCGGCTGACGAGAGCTTCACTGAGCTGGATCTGGGTGACCGAGTGATGAAACTCAACACCGAAGTAAGAGATGTCGGCCCTCTCACTAAGAAAGGCTTCTACCTGGCCTTCCAAGACCTGGGAGCCTGCATCGCCCTAGTGTCTGTACGGGTCTTTTACAAAAAGTGTCCCAGCGTGGTGAAGAACCTGGCCGTCTTCCCAGATACCATCACCGGGTCCGACTCTTCTCAGCTTCTGGAAGTGTCTGGGACCTGCGTCAATAACTCGGTGGCCGAGGAGcttcccagaatgcactgcaGCGCCGAGGGGGAGTGGCTGGTGCCCATCGGGAGGTGCATGTGCCAAGCAGGCCACGAGGAAGTTAATGGTTCCTGTCAAGGTTGGTGAACATCTTCATTATTATGCAAATGCAGGCTGGCAAATGGCACCGCACGTTCAACGTTCCTCCTTGAACCAAGCCTATGAATGTCACGGACATTGAAGAGTGTTCACGCCTTCGCGTAGCCGGGGAGTGCGGTGACATTCAGCTCGGATTCTTAACACGATCCCGGTTTAGTTGTACGCCATCGATTTATAGGtcattgaaagaaaaaagatttatgtAGGACATTTGAAGAGGAGTAGTGTTGTGAATATTGCCAGTCTTATTAGAAACACTTGGCATGGCTCAGTGGTTGAAGGGAATGATTAGATGAGAAAgggaagaggtgtgtgtgtgtgcgtgtgtgtgtgtgtgaagggttgACTATCTAACAGCTGGCGGAGGGTGCAGTGACTCCTGCAATGAATCATAGAATCTGGACAGCACAATAGCCCAGACCTCACAGCACCCTGCTTTGTTTTAGGCTGGCTTTGTCATTACGGTGAACAAAAGGCATCACGGGGACAGTTACTAGGATCAGGACTCTTCCCTGAAATCATGAATTCTGTATACATAGATGTTAGTCTTTGCTGGCTGATGGAAAAGGCATTGACCCAGTTTAAGTCATTATTTTTAGAAATGCTTACTCCGTTCCCGCCTCGAGCTAGACAGTTGAGCGTCAGTCTGTTTCGAAGTCATGAGCGGAGTATTTGCTTCCTGATTTCCGTGCGCACGCAAAAGATACTAGTAGTTTTACTAAAACAGGCTACAATCTTTTGACCCGTGTGTTGACAGAACAACCGCAGACGTTACTTTCCCCGTACTGAAGAAGTGTCATCATTGATTGAGTCATACTCTCTAAAGTGCTTGCAGCAACCTCTCCCCGCTCTTTTCGCTGCTGTTATTCCTATTTGTAGAGACGCTCCTCTGTGAGATACTATCCTaccttgtatatatatttttttatagacatttcCTACAACGGAAAACTCAACTTTGTTTTCCCCGCGTCCGTGTCTGGAGTcgataaatacagtacatcctcATTTCGGTTTCTATGGCAACTGGAGACTTCTCCTCAGTCTTTGACATTCAGAGATATAAAATTTTTACACTTTCCCCCAATGTGAGCCAGACACACTGCAGGAGGAGGATGAAAGCCGGCTTTAGAGTTTTCACAGCTGATGAGCATGTTGCGCCTTTTCTCATCATTCCTTAGACGTGAACGACACCGTGCAGGAAACGGGCGACGGTAATTCTTGGGAGCAAATCCGGTTGTTATGGCATATAAAGTAGTTCCCCGTGTATTTATCCGTACTGTGTCTCGTGCCTGCAGTAATTCAGCAGTGCCCTTAATTCAGCCCCTTCCTCGAGCCACTCATAGATTATCAGTGCTGGCTGCTCAGTGTGCCGTGTGATGATGGAATCCCAGCAATTCACTtctcccctccacacacacacacacacacacatacacacacacacacacacacacacacagagccatctctctctctcctgcagaTACTGTCTCTCCTTTGCTCTCACTCCTGTTCTGCAGGCATTTAATCATTTATCCTCCAGTGCGACATCAGGTGCTTCTCTCTTTCCTACGAGCCACACTGGTGATCAGCCTTCCCCGCAGCCCCCCACCCGGAGCTGGAGGCTATAATGATGGCTGGGACTGAGGGATAGAGAGGGATAGCAGAACAGAGGATAAGAGAGAAGAGAAGCCATGGTTACACGCTCCAGCGGTGGAGGAGGGCAATGTGTCCTGAGAACGATACGGGCCTTTCCTCTTCTGTCCCTATCCCTCGTTTCCCTGCTTTCCACAGATTGCTCCTTTTGTCTGCCTCCCGAGTTGGTGCTTTGcgataagacttttttttttccttcttcttttttctccccctccttttttttcttctggagCATGGTGTGATATTTCTGTGTGAATTAATTTCCATTGAGCCGTCCTAAGGGAACGCCCATCGGCCCTGCGCTGGAAGCTGCGGCTTTTTGCGCGGTTGCCCAGGTCACGTGCAGACAAGGCAGCAATGCGTTGAAAATGAATTTTGCCCAATCGTGTGTGGGATGGCCCCCCGTTCAGCAGGCACGAAGCAAGAGAGCGTTGCAATCCGTTCCTAATGAGACAAACAAGCAGAAGGAGTATACACAGCGTCACTCCTTATTCACAGGATTGTTGCACGCAATTACAAAATGAGTGTAAACACAAGAGCGGAATCCaccagagatgcacaagaaaagGAGCCACATGCTCTTCAGGGAGACATCCTGATATCATCCGGCTTGTCACTTGAACAAGAGCAATTTAACTAGATTGAGAAAGGAAATCGTGACGGTTTAAATTGTGTATAGTAACAGAAGGTGCAAAGGGATGTAAAGGGTGTACATATTGAAATTCCGCTCATACCCCTGGCCTGTCTGATTAACAAAACCCGTGTCTTATTCGTCTAAGCTCAGTCAGTACCTGATAGTTACGGTACGGTCTCGACAGCTCGGGGAATACGCTCAGTTGTAGCATAAAAAATTAACCTCCAAAATACGAACACCCAGAAATGTCATTTTTACAGCCCGGCTCTTTTTTATGTGCCTGTCTGATTTGGATGATGGACTACCACGGGCCGCTGATGGATGAAGACGTGACTTCTCTTTGGTGTAGTGTTCCGTTTTATGCCCTTACAAGAATATAGGTCACATTTCCACTGAGTGGCCAACTCACACTCCCAGGGGTCCTTCTCTGAGCACAAGTGAAAGCTCTCTGTTTATGGACTAACAAATCTGACGCCATCCACAGACACTTTATATCCAGAACACAGGAACAGAGGTCACTGAGCCATTTTTGAAGACTATTTCTTAACGTATTTCTACCTTAATCGCTGGACCTGTTATGGCTAAAGTAGGATAGACCAAGACACAAATGTGATTTTAAACAGACACTCGTGAATAATTCAACACTTCCATGACGTAGTCAAAGCTGGACACCTAAAAGTAGTGgagtagtggttaacactgtgacCTCGAGGGTATGATTCCcaccttcaggtctgtgtgatCGAAGGTTTCCCATCCctccctgcttggtgggttttctcagcttactccagtttcctcccacagtctaa
The sequence above is drawn from the Clarias gariepinus isolate MV-2021 ecotype Netherlands chromosome 17, CGAR_prim_01v2, whole genome shotgun sequence genome and encodes:
- the LOC128545596 gene encoding ephrin type-A receptor 5 isoform X3, translated to MVSRWSCVSVKTTCLFFFGFAVITAQGAPSNEVNLLDSRSIMGDLGWIAYPKNGWEEIGEVDENYAPIHTYQVCRVMEHNQNNWLQTSWIPNEGAQRVFVELKFTLRDCNSLPGGLGTCKETFNVYYYESNDDEDRNIRESQYTKIDTIAADESFTELDLGDRVMKLNTEVRDVGPLTKKGFYLAFQDLGACIALVSVRVFYKKCPSVVKNLAVFPDTITGSDSSQLLEVSGTCVNNSVAEELPRMHCSAEGEWLVPIGRCMCQAGHEEVNGSCQV